A single window of Paroedura picta isolate Pp20150507F chromosome 8, Ppicta_v3.0, whole genome shotgun sequence DNA harbors:
- the KCNJ13 gene encoding inward rectifier potassium channel 13: MRTEVIEGNNTKPSAPLLAQRYPRMVTKDGHSTLQMEGAHGKGLAYLKDAWGILMDMRWRWMMLVFSASFVLHWLVFAVLWYLLAEMNGDLEIDHDSPPENHTICVKYITSFTAAFSFSLETQLTIGYGTMFPSGDCPSAIALLAIQMVLGLMLEAFITGAFVAKIARPKNRALSIRFTYSAVVTHREGKPYLMFQVANTRPSPLTSVRISAVLYEERENGQLYQTSVDFHLDSITSEECPFFIFPLTYYHSITPSSPLAILLQREAHRHFELVVFLSATQEGTGETCQRRTSYLPSEIMLHHHFASMLARGSKGEYQIKMENFDKTVPELPAADSKSLKRTDMEIRINGQHIDNFQICETRLTE, translated from the exons atGAGGACGGAAGTGATAGAAGGCAATAACACCAAACCTAGTGCTCCTCTCCTTGCCCAACGATACCCGAGAATGGTCACGAAAGATGGGCATAGCACTCTCCAGATGGAGGGTGCTCATGGGAAAGGCCTTGCATACCTGAAAGATGCTTGGGGAATCTTAATGGACATGCGCTGGAGATGGATGATGCTAGTATTTTCTGCTTCTTTTGTCCTCCACTGGCTGGTCTTTGCTGTTCTCTGGTATCTACTAGCAGAGATGAATGGGGATCTGGAAATTGATCATGATTCCCCACCTGAAAACCACACTATTTGCGTAAAGTACATCACCAGCTTTACAGCTGCATTTTCATTCTCACTGGAGACACAGCTCACTATTGGTTATGGCACTATGTTTCCAAGTGGAGACTGCCCAAGTGCAATTGCTCTACTGGCTATACAAATGGTATTGGGACTCATGCTGGAAGCTTTCATCACAG GTGCATTTGTAGCAAAAATTGCCCGCCCAAAGAACCGAGCTCTGTCTATCCGGTTCACTTACTCTGCAGTAGTGACACACAGAGAAGGAAAGCCATACCTAATGTTCCAAGTGGCTAATACTCGCCCAAGTCCACTCACCAGTGTTCGGATTTCTGCAGTGCTTTATGAAGAACGGGAAAATGGTCAATTGTATCAAACAAGCGTGGATTTTCATCTGGACAGCATCACTTCTGAAGAATGCCCATTCTTCATTTTCCCCTTAACCTATTATCACTCTATAACTCCATCTAGCCCTCTAGCCATTCTCCTACAAAGGGAGGCTCATCGTCATTTTGAGCTAGTAGTTTTCCTTTCAGCCACACAGGAGGGCACAGGAGAAACATGTCAAAGGAGGACATCCTACCTACCATCTGAGATCATGTTACACCACCACTTTGCCTCCATGTTAGCTCGAGGCTCCAAAGGGGAATATCAAATCAAGATGGAGAATTTTGATAAGACAGTCCCAGAACTTCCAGCTGCAGACTCAAAAAGTTTGAAGAGGACTGATATGGAGATCCGCATCAATGGACAGCATATTGATAACTTCCAGATCTGTGAGACTCGTCTGACAGAATAG